The Columba livia isolate bColLiv1 breed racing homer chromosome 2, bColLiv1.pat.W.v2, whole genome shotgun sequence genome includes the window GAGCGAAAATGTGGGGGTTTGCTTTTTAACACCTCCTTCTCccaaaaaaagtgttttaaaatatgtgatttCTACTATGCAAACAAGAGAACTTTGTTCGTTTGCTTTAACAAAAGTTACTTACATTTCTATTAAGATGCTGATATTTGTGCCTGCTATTGCTTTCCAGGTATGATTGAACATGGTCTTACTGACAGCTCTCACTACAGACCAAGAAAGAGCATATCAGAGGATGCTGGATTGCAGGAAGATACACCATGGTTAAGTGACTCTGTTTCTGCGTCTGCTGCTCATACTTCAAATACAAACTTAGCAACGGGAAGGGAAGACAGGAGGATGGCAGGAAACCGTTCACTTGAAGGTCAAAAAGCGAAGGTGCCTTTCTCCCCATCAGAGAAGACTTGCAATGGAGCTCAGACCTCCAACGATACTGTGCAACGCTTGAAAGTTCCTTCACGCGCTTCTCCAGCGTCCTCTGAAAGTGACTGGGAGACCTTAGATCCTGGCATTTTGGAGCAGCCTAATTCAAAAGAAGGAGAACGTGAAAATACAGCATCCGAACAGGCTGAAAATCTTCCGAGCGAAGGCCTGAGCTCCGAAAGCCTTCCCATCACCGTGCAGCCCCAAGCAAACGCAGGACACGCGGTGCTGGCTCCAGGGCTGATATCTGGGTTGGAAGAGGACCAGTACGGTATGCCGTTGGCTATTTTTACAAAGGTAAACATGTTGTTCGTGATACCTGGTAACTCATAAGGACATCTGTTTTTCCAGAAGTGGCTAATAATTTTGGTTACCCAACTCCAAATGGACAGTAGGCTGCTACAGAACATGTAAGTACGGTCTCTGGCAAGTGGCTGTGTTCCCAGGCAGGTGGAAAGCACAAGTGCACGTCTGGAGGTGTGTGCACACACGCAAGCACTCCACTTTTCTTTCATATGTATATTTACATACTATTTGCAAGTCTACATGCTGGTAACCTGCAAACCCCACTGTGGATAATAAATGGTATGTATCAGTAACTACTGTTTTACTCTGAAGAATTGTTGATCTAACCTACATGGGGAAAGATCAGAGTACTTAAGAAGTGTTTACATACCGTAATCTAAACTAAGGTGTATTTTAGCTGACACCTAAGCCTGTGTTTTGCTCcttaatttatatatatatgtgtatttataaatgtgtgtgtacatatgcagaaaatatgtatataaatgtgtgtgtacatatgcacacacacaacattttcatataaatatatatatatatataaaatttcaCCCTTCTTTACATGATAGCTCTTCCTGGTTGCCTGTGTCTTTTTCCCTGTGCATGGTGGTGAGCTGCTGAATTTTAGGCTTGTCCTGATGCCTAAAAACTCCAGGTGTTCCAGAGTCTCTGTAAGGACTCTGATACATTTCCTAGGGCTGTTTTcccatttattaaaaaaaaaaaggaaaattagtccctttaaaacacagttttgtcagtaaaagaagttttttttggttgtttttaatgtaataacCTTTTAGATGAATGTTTGCCCAGAAAGTAGAtgatttggatttctttcctcGAGCTGATGGGGGCTCGAAGTGGTGTTTCTTCCTTTGGAGGTGCTGATTTGCATTTCCCAGCAGAACACTGTATTTGATGATTGTGTTTCTCACAATAACTTTCATTGGAAACAGGACACTGTGTGGACCCAAGTGAGCAGCTCAAATGTCATTGCCCTGTATTTCCTCACGTCATGGTTAGAAACGCTTTTTCAACAAAGATCTGCAGTCTGGTGTTTGTCCTTATGGTCTGCTAATGGAAGGAATAGCCTGTAAATTGTATTTAGTCCGGTTCTATTGAAAATACTAGattgaaagcaagaagaaaataattgataAGGGAGCCTACGAGTGCAAACTTAGTTTGCTACTGAGCtcataaaatggaaaagtaaacAGTTTCAAGGAAGCTGACAGTTTCTATGTGTTTACCTTCTGTCCCACACAGGCACTTTTCATTTGAGTTCATCCAATGTAATTGAAGCAGAAAAAGGCTTACATCTCTAAGTTATCAGAAAAATGTGATTTGAAGTTACAGTTTAACCACTTACTGGAAAGTTTAATTCTCTTTTAGAGCTCTCATCTCACAGTTGTTTTATGCCACGCCATGGAAAGACTAATAAATCTGACAAATTTGAATGGGAGGAGATTTTGCCAGATGGCATAATACATTATCCAAGTACGCACAAGCATGAGAAAAAATAGGTTGTGATACTTGTTTCTTCAATACCAGTTCTGTAAGATCTAATACTCATTTCATTTGCACTCTTCTAAAATGAATGAAACGTGTTtatggaaataaaacttttatacTTAGAGAAATGTGAATTTGGGAACTGACAGTTTAAATAGTGAAAAATTTCTAAGGCTTTGCTACTTGAATATGCAGTAAATAAACCATCATTTGCCAGGTTCTTAAGctatattttttgaaaattttccattttaggTTGGTGATTCCTCTCAAAGCACCATTGTTCCTTTGACACAGGCTGTTTGTTTTCAACTGATAAGTGCTTGTCATCTGGAAAGTCATCCCTGTGTCTGATAGAACAAAAGGGAATAGTTGTGCTCCTGTCCTCCATGTGTTTCCAGTTACCATGTACTGTGTGATAAAGTGCACgtgctttttgtttctgtctgtTACCCTTCTGGGTTTCTACTAGTGAAtaaattgcttttctgctttatgCAGTAGAACAGCTGGAATTAGACTTCTGTGTTAGACTTCAGGGGTATGTTGATCCtgtagttaaaaagaaaattacaataCCTACAACTGCTTCTCAATGATCTCTCAATGACTTACCTCAAAGCCTTTTTTTAGCATGTTCGTTTTGTTGGGGTTTATTTATAATTGGAATGTAGGATACCAGATTAATTTACAAGCATGGAGTGGCTAAAAAGCAGAGtgtgctgctttctgtgctgctcTTTCTTAAAAGCAAACGTGCATATGCTTATCCAAAATCAATTGCTGTCTCTGGAGCCTGGAAATCTCCACCTAAAAGTTTGGAGAGCAGGCTGTAGCTTTCCTGGGTTATGTACCTCAGGAGTGCCAGAAGACACCATGGCATGCAAGTGGATAGATGAATATTTATCTCTGTTGACTTCTTGTCTCTGAACTGACCTGAGCTGTCACTCTTATTCTGTTGCTTTATGAATGCCATTTGATTCCTGTCCTCTGCACTGTATTTCAGTTTCGGTCCTGAAACAGAAAGGCAACACAACCTCTTGAAAAATGTAGTTGATGTGGAATCtggttgctttgctttgcagatgTAAAAAAACAATAGATAATCTTGGCTGAAACTGTAATAACCAAGGTCGAATGTGCTGGTTTTTATTAGGCAAAACTCTGaatatagacttttttttttgccttatgtTAATTTTCTAAATATCTCTGTTATTTCAGGGGTACCTCTGTTTGCCATACATGGCACTGCAGCAGCATCATCTCCTGTCAGATGTGACAGTCCGCGGCTTTGTTGCAGGAGCCACCAACATCCTGTTCCGTCAGCAGAAGTATCTGAGTGATGCGATTGTGGAAGTACGAATCTTTGCATTTGaacttcttgaactgaggagaaGGGTTCGGGGGGAAGCAGAGATCACATTTTAAATACAGCTTTAAAGTTTCACGTTGATGCCCAAATTTTGAATTACTTCCCTATGAGATAAATTCTTAAATGCAGAAGCTTATTGAATTTGCATCATTTGTTAGGATAGGATTAGATAAACTATGCAAAATTTATACATGTTTTTCTGTATATTCTTAtatccaatatttttatttgcagggcacttcttaaatatttattttgttgctggTATAATTTTACTTTTCATGTCACGGGCTTTTTTCATGGCTTTGTAATAAGGTCTTCCAAAATAATTGCATTCTGCTGAGGAACAGATAGAGTTAGATAATAAAGCACATTGCTATTGACTTCCTCCTGATTTAAtcaagatgttaaaaaaaaaagtatttaggaAAACACTGTGATTTCTAGTGTATCGATACAACTATATAATCAGTGTTTGGTAACCTAAGATAGCTACATATGGGTAACCAACGTAATATAGTGAAGTGATGATCAAAGAGCCTCTAGAGAAATACATGTGAGCACCAAACTGCCCTGCCAAATCCTGTCAAATAAGCAGGTTTTACTGTGTGCCAGGAAGACTATCTGTTTCTGGTTATATCAGAGCAGTATCTGACTTTCTGAGAACAGTTAATTCATTATTCTTTGGgccatttgtttcttcttgataTTTTGAGAGACTGTGGGTTTAAATTTAGGTAGCAATATATAGTAGCATACATAAGCAGTTTTATTTAGATAAATGTTTACCCTTGGAATTATTTCAAACAGATAGAAGATGCCCATGTACAAATCCACGACCCAGAACTCCGTAAGATCCTGAACCCAACAACTGCTGACCTCCGGTTTGCGGATTACTTGGTGAAGCACGTAACTGAGAACAGAGACGACGTTTTCCTGGACGGCACTGGTTGGGAAGGAGGAGATGAGTGGATCAGGGCTCAGTTCAGTGCTTATCTTCATGCCCTGCTCGCTGCTGTGATGCAACCAGGTACCTTGTCTAGGGACTGAGATGCGGGTGGGCGTAATAACCATTTGCTCTGTTGCGTTAAGCATGTGGCCTGTCGTTGGATCTCCCTCTgcttaatgtttcattttaggCTGCTTGTTTGGTTCTCCTTGGCCATCCTTGTTGTTCCTTGGCAAGCTTATTCCTAATTCTTACTTCACAGCCTTACAGACATTTTGATTCTCTCCTCTTTAATTAATTAAGCTTTCCTCATAAGTACGTGAAACGCCATATATGATGAGACTTAACAAACTGGGTTCTCTTAGAGACTCTGTTGCAACCTGAAGTTAATTTTGGGGAACTACTTGGGTTCAAGGAGACATGAAGTGGCTACTTTGAAAAAGTTTTACTAGGCTGTTccatctttttcccttcctgccaTGGTCTTAATTAGGGATTCACGTAGGTGAAAAGTGTTATCTAGAGAATCTATAAgcttgtgttttctgaagctcAACATTTCTTGTCTTAACTCAGAGGGTATTCTCTATGTTCCAGCCTTTTGTGCATAAATATAACTAAAAGAGTCAGTGTTTTATTTGTGGAAAATGTTTAGTTtgcccagcactgaccctgctaGCTCAATTCTCATCATGATTATTCTCTATTCACATCAGTTAACTATTCAGATATTGTTCTGAGGTAGTTGTGAGAAAACATGGGATTGAGAACTTGATTTTAAAGTCTGAGAGATGTTAAATTCATTGAcaactttaatattttaaagtgattACCTGGTCGGTAGGAAATGTCAGGGTTCTCTGGAAACTCCTGCTACTTCACTGGATGGCTCTAAAATTATTTGCTATACTCTTCAGCGTTTTAAAGGGGATATTATTATATTGATATTGGAGTTTTGGAGTGGATTTGAGGTTTACTAAATCTGATTGAGTAACAACACAGTACAGTAAAGCCCAGTGTATCTGACAAAGACGAATGCAAATGatgtttttggttttagttGCTATGTGGCcattctctcccctttcctgtCTTTGCCCAGGAAATAAGTTGAGGCCTATGTTTGGAtgaatttttcttatttttccagatGAGCTCTTTACTTAGAActtcagaaacaaattaaaaatcaaagtatttttttaagctgtcttgttgttggtttgggggttggggggggtggggtttttttgtcagttCTTGGTGCTAGAATTTTACTTGTCTTTGAGAAGACCCTGGaaaaattcaggttttttttagaagaaaaagagtaaTTTGTCTTGTATTGCATCTCTAATGAATTGCTGCAAATTCATATCTTTAATTTAACAGACAATGAAAAGACTTTGTCAGACTTTGGAATCGCATTTGTAGCAGCCTGGAAAAATACCCACAACTACAGAGTATGGAATAGCAACAAGCATCCAGCTATTGCAGAGGTAAATTCTAGGTAAGGaaactttattattattattattattttaaatatttaatatggaGACCTCCTAGCATGTGTAGTCAGGCACACCGTTCTGTAGAATTACAGCATTCCCCTTGTTCCTCCTATAAAGCCTCAATGGTGAAACTTTGGGGCCCTATTCTCTAAGTACAGAAACCaagtatttctgttcttttgtaCCTTACTCTAATTCTGGGCTATAGTTTTATGAAGAATAATATATCCAGAGTCAGGAGAAGTGAAGCTTGTTTGAGCAAGTTCATTATTGGCTGTCCCCGGCTATAAAAAGTTTGTCattcctcaggaatcatcctcAGATGGTTCTACTTGCTATTAATTACTTCCAGGTGTCCAGGGAATAGCTGGGTCCAGGGTTGTCATTTATGAGGATGGGAGGGACCTGGCTGGTTCATGTTGCATCTGCTATACTTTGGATTGTTTTATGTGTATTTTCACTCAAAGATTAGGTGATGTGAGGCTTGGTAACACTGTTGGCTGTGCTTGAGTATAGTTTGACGTGGGTTGTTGCTGTATTGCAGgaagttttgtttgctttggctttGTCAGCTGCTGTAGAACCTGAAGAAGGTTTTTCTTTAGACCTACAAAGCTCTTTAGGTCTActtatgggattttttttcatttttttatttgctttgtgttgCTAGGAGGTGCTTCTGCCTTAGCATGAAGAGATTGTTACTGTCTGGTCTGTAAATAGAAGGTGTCTTACAGGTAAAGAAGAAACCCAAGGTTGAATAGTGACTAGGACCTAACCTTCTGTCAAGTGATTAGTAGTATAGCTACAAAAGCCGCAGAGAGGAGTACAGCTAATAATTGTATGAGGTGGATTAATcgtgaaaaaataaatacttaacgttttcttgggtttttcctcctcttctagCCACCCATTCCAGGGACAATACTCTGTATCAGATGTGAAGTTAAGATTGTCACAGTAAGTATATAGTACTTTGTGTGTTTCCTTTGGAAGTGTGGTCAAATATTAATAACTATATAACTTTTGCTGTGATgaactaaacaaaataaaaatttgagtTGGCCATGTACATGAAACTATACTCAGCATTCTCTTGTGAAACATCACCACATCTGAAGATAGAACATTTGCCTGAAATAGGGAAAACAGTGCTAATGCACTATTTTGTGTTGGACTTTACGTAATAGAGCCCTGATTTTGTGCATTGCAGTTATAAGGCTtttgtatctttattttttaattgtacaCTGAAGCTGTTAAAACTTTCATCAGTGTTTGTATGTTGACTTCAGGTCCCATTATTaggagaaaacagcttttttaaaaatcagctgtGTTTTAATGCAGCATTGTTCTAAAATTCTCCAAGTTCACTGCATATTTACTGAGAGATGGTTCCATTTCTTCAATTTAGAAGTTTAAAATGAGTTTTACGTGATATCTTGCTGCACCACACTCAACTGAACTTTACTACACGTAAGGGCTGAGAGCAACTTATTCAGGTCTAAAACTCAGTGGTTGTTGTTATTCCATAGGTGTTCAGCTCTATTGAAGCCACAATTCAGTCTTGCAGTTAactgtttcttcttgtttatgCACCAGGCAAAATAGCTTGTTTTCTCACTTAGCTGTGTTGACCATAAAACACCAGGGACTGGTTCGTTAATATGCCTATAAATCAGCAAGATATACTTGCTGGTGGTTCTGCACCTGCCTTGACTGTAGAGCTAAAGCACCTGCAGACATTGAAGAGCAGCTTGAGGAATAAAAAGGTTCAGACTTCAGCCCGCTGAATccttttgttgcttttgctgATCGATAACAGATAAAATTTCCACAGTAGTGACTGAGAATGCAAGTGCATCAAGATTATCTCGAGGTAATTGCCTTTGATAAGGTGCATGCTGATAGCAGCTCTTACTATTAATGGGTGGTCTTTGTAGAAAGACGTCATTTGAAAGATGTGAGGTGTGTATAGACTTTTACTTGCCctatttttgtgtttgaaagGAGGATGTTAACTCTTCTGAGTAGCCTGAAATGATGGTAAAAGGAGCAGCAGTTCTTAGTGTATACCTAATAATAAATATTCTTACAACAGTGCCTTTATTATCCAGGTGTGACTTTGCTATCAGATACTCATCAAAATGACTTGCTTTTGCAAACTGAGCCTAAATTTGTTCTTGATGTACtccattctttctgctttttgcatCTACACTGGAATTTTGAAAGTGGAAAAAGAATGTGGTGTGCTCTGTTGTTAAGTTTTACATAAATGGGTTTGCAAAGCCTGAAATGTGGACTTGAATGTTACAATTTAGAATTAAATTAGGTTACTTTCAAGTGATAACGCTTGTGCAGTAGAACTGatagcttttctgcttttctttccaaatgacGGTAGTGTCTGTCATCgttttgcatttctttaacaAAAGCGTGAGTGTAAACTGTACTTGATAAAAAATTCAATCTTAGAGCAAGATACAAAGTAAACTCTATTTAGAAAAAGTATAATGACTGATCAGTAGCActtactgttttgtttaaagtttATATATTGGGGCTAAAGTTTCTCAAAACTACTGCAAATCTGACTTTGTAATTTAGAATGTAAATGCATTTTGCTAAACATTTAGAAAAAGTATAAAGTGTGCTGTGTAAGAATGAACTGTTGGGTGTTTTGATTCCTGTCTTGCTGACAgtgtcttttcttcctctgagaaGCTCGCCTTACTGATCTATGTGGATAAGATGCAGGCAGGAATTATGGGCTTGatcatatatatgtaaaaaactATATGTATGCTATGTAAATCTGTGCAAGcactgataaatattttaactcTCTATATTTTATTTACACCTGGAAGTAAGAAGTCAGTCAACTAACAGTCTTCAGTATCTCTCTTATTTAGCTCTGTGCAGAACAGCGAACGTGGAAAGAAGATTGGAAATGTGATGGTTTCTACCAGCCGGAATGTTGTACAGACAGGAAAAGCTGTAGGTAAGAAACTTACAAACACAAgtttcaaaaacaaaagcagcatttgaggggtaaagctgctgctggaggcccTATATATTGTGTAATATTGGGAAGAGAAGTAGCTAAACAAAGGTATTAGTGTAAATTCATTTTCCAGTTTGTGCTGGAGATGAATGGGGGAAGCAAGATGTTCAGATAAAAGTTTTCATGTAATCTGGGATTGCTTGGACCTCAGCGTCACCTTGTGCATTGAACTGTTCTCAGTTTATGTCACTTTGAAACTGTCCAGAGCTGGTTGAAATCAGAGAGAGACTTTGTCTCAGTTTCTGCAGGTTTCGCAATAGTCTCTAATGTTCTGGAAAAGCAATTGCTGCACTTGAACAGGGACAACACCATATTGTCACCTTGCAGTGTGAGATAATGTGAGTTCACCCACTGAAGAATCTCATAGTTGTTCTGGAGTAGCTTTGCTGAATTTTTTAGCTTCCTTTTTTATTCACTGGGAGTCTTcctactctttttttcccctgttgtaT containing:
- the AVL9 gene encoding late secretory pathway protein AVL9 homolog isoform X3, with protein sequence MLDGRSVEDKSAQGLSVRPHKSVHGCFRGRDKEGSQEAKLFHTIAKEKVEFSYPPLKPEEGHDSHSLPEEWKYLPFLALPDGAHNYQEDTVFFHLPPRCGDRTTVYGVSCYRQIEAKALKVRQADITRETVQKSVCVLSQLPLYGLLQAKLQLITHAYFEEKDFSQISILKELYDHMNSSLGSTLLEGSQVYLGLSPRDLVLHFRHKVLILFKLILLEKKVLFYISPVNRLVGALMTVLSLFPGMIEHGLTDSSHYRPRKSISEDAGLQEDTPWLSDSVSASAAHTSNTNLATGREDRRMAGNRSLEGQKAKVPFSPSEKTCNGAQTSNDTVQRLKVPSRASPASSESDWETLDPGILEQPNSKEGERENTASEQAENLPSEGLSSESLPITVQPQANAGHAVLAPGLISGLEEDQYGMPLAIFTKGYLCLPYMALQQHHLLSDVTVRGFVAGATNILFRQQKYLSDAIVEIEDAHVQIHDPELRKILNPTTADLRFADYLVKHVTENRDDVFLDGTGWEGGDEWIRAQFSAYLHALLAAVMQPDNEKTLSDFGIAFVAAWKNTHNYRVWNSNKHPAIAEVNSSHPFQGQYSVSDVKLRLSHISLI
- the AVL9 gene encoding late secretory pathway protein AVL9 homolog isoform X2; the encoded protein is MEKRGPVLHIVVVGFHHKKGCQVEFSYPPLKPEEGHDSHSLPEEWKYLPFLALPDGAHNYQEDTVFFHLPPRCGDRTTVYGVSCYRQIEAKALKVRQADITRETVQKSVCVLSQLPLYGLLQAKLQLITHAYFEEKDFSQISILKELYDHMNSSLGSTLLEGSQVYLGLSPRDLVLHFRHKVLILFKLILLEKKVLFYISPVNRLVGALMTVLSLFPGMIEHGLTDSSHYRPRKSISEDAGLQEDTPWLSDSVSASAAHTSNTNLATGREDRRMAGNRSLEGQKAKVPFSPSEKTCNGAQTSNDTVQRLKVPSRASPASSESDWETLDPGILEQPNSKEGERENTASEQAENLPSEGLSSESLPITVQPQANAGHAVLAPGLISGLEEDQYGMPLAIFTKGYLCLPYMALQQHHLLSDVTVRGFVAGATNILFRQQKYLSDAIVEIEDAHVQIHDPELRKILNPTTADLRFADYLVKHVTENRDDVFLDGTGWEGGDEWIRAQFSAYLHALLAAVMQPDNEKTLSDFGIAFVAAWKNTHNYRVWNSNKHPAIAEVNSSHPFQGQYSVSDVKLRLSHSVQNSERGKKIGNVMVSTSRNVVQTGKAVGQSVGGAFTSAKSAMSSWFSTFTQSTQSLGD
- the AVL9 gene encoding late secretory pathway protein AVL9 homolog isoform X1; this translates as MLDGRSVEDKSAQGLSVRPHKSVHGCFRGRDKEGSQEAKLFHTIAKEKVEFSYPPLKPEEGHDSHSLPEEWKYLPFLALPDGAHNYQEDTVFFHLPPRCGDRTTVYGVSCYRQIEAKALKVRQADITRETVQKSVCVLSQLPLYGLLQAKLQLITHAYFEEKDFSQISILKELYDHMNSSLGSTLLEGSQVYLGLSPRDLVLHFRHKVLILFKLILLEKKVLFYISPVNRLVGALMTVLSLFPGMIEHGLTDSSHYRPRKSISEDAGLQEDTPWLSDSVSASAAHTSNTNLATGREDRRMAGNRSLEGQKAKVPFSPSEKTCNGAQTSNDTVQRLKVPSRASPASSESDWETLDPGILEQPNSKEGERENTASEQAENLPSEGLSSESLPITVQPQANAGHAVLAPGLISGLEEDQYGMPLAIFTKGYLCLPYMALQQHHLLSDVTVRGFVAGATNILFRQQKYLSDAIVEIEDAHVQIHDPELRKILNPTTADLRFADYLVKHVTENRDDVFLDGTGWEGGDEWIRAQFSAYLHALLAAVMQPDNEKTLSDFGIAFVAAWKNTHNYRVWNSNKHPAIAEVNSSHPFQGQYSVSDVKLRLSHSVQNSERGKKIGNVMVSTSRNVVQTGKAVGQSVGGAFTSAKSAMSSWFSTFTQSTQSLGD